From the Fusobacterium ulcerans ATCC 49185 genome, the window CTGGCATTGAATCTATCTCTGTTCTTATCATAGCTGCTGCCTCGTCTATAAGGTCAATAGCTTTATCTGGAAGCTGTCTGTCTGCTATATATCTATTACTCAAAGTTGCTGCTGAAACTATTGCTGAGTCAGATATTCTTACTCCATGGTACATTTCAAATTTTTCTTTAAGTCCTCTTAGGATAGATATAGTATCTTCAACAGTAGGTTCATCAACCATTACTATCTGAAATCTTCTTTCAAGAGCAGCATCTTTTTCAATATATTTTCTGTATTCATCTATAGTAGTAGCTCCAATTACCCTTACTTCACCTCTAGCAAGCATAGGTTTTAAAATATTTCCTGCATCCATTGCTCCATCAGTTTTACCTGCACCAACTATAGTATGTATCTCATCTATAAATAATATTATATTTCCATTTGAACCTTCTACTTCTTTTAGCACACCTTTAAGTCTTTCTTCAAATTCTCCTCTAAATTTTGCTCCAGCTATCAATGCTCCCATATCTAATGAATAAAGTTTTTTACCTTTCAATGATTCTGGAACATCACCATTAAGTATTCTTTGAGCAAGTCCTTCAGCTATAGCAGTTTTCCCTACTCCAGGTTCTCCTATTAATATAGGATTATTTTTAGTTCTTCTTGATATTATCTGTATAGTTCTTCTTATTTCACTATCTCTTCCTATAATAGGATCTATTTTCCCTTGTCTTGCTAACTCAACAAGATCTCTTGCATATTTTTCAAGAACTTCATATGTTGCTTCTGGATTTTGAGAATCTACTTTCTGATTTCCTCTTACCTCTTTCACTGCTGCTTCATATTTTTTTTCATCTATTCCTAATTTTTTCAATAGAGGCATCTCTTTTATTAGTGCCCAAAAGATATGTTCTACACTGACATAAGAATCTCCCATCTTTTCCATAATATTTTCTGCTTCTATTAAAATCCTATGAGTAGATTGATCTAAAGTGACATCTCCTAAACTGCTTCCTTCTATTCTAGGAAATTTATTCACTTCATTTTCTATCTGCCCTATAATGTAGTTGAGATTTAATTCAAGCTTTTCCATAATTCTTGGAATAAGTCCTTCTGTATTTTTTAAAAGTGCCAATGCCAAAAATTCAGGTTTTATAGTTTGTTGTTTAGCTCTCATAGTTAATGCTTGAGCCTCGTTTAAAGCAAGTAATGAATTCTCAGTAAATTTGTTTGGATTCATATAACCAACCTCCTTTATCAATATCTATATTAAAATTAATTTATTACAATATCTATTCCTCGTATTTTGATTATAGAACACTTTTTTAATTTTGTCAACCATTTTAAGACAAAAAATTTTCTTATTCTTTTTTTATTACATTTATTTCATATTTTATTACTCAGTTTAAAAATAAATTTTCTTTCATATTTATATTATACTCTTTTCAAATATTTTTCCTCTTTATTTATCTTTTTATTATATCACATTGTAGTTTAGAAACATTACTGTTTATGGTTCAAAATTTCTCAAATAATAATTTGATTTATTTGGAAAAGTGTGAAATAATATCTTATATACATTGTTTATAATTTCTAAATCTTAAAAAAATAGGGAGGAAAATATGGGATTATTTGACATGTTTAAGAAAAAGAAAGAAGAGGAATGGTTTGATATATATTCTCCACTTAATGGAAAAGTTATAGATTTATCAGAAGTTCCTGATGAAGCTTTTGCTCAAAAAATGGTAGGAGACGGATGTGCTATTGATCCTGCTGAAGGGGTAGTGTGTGCTCCAGTAGATGGTGAAATAGATATCTTTGAAACCAACCATGCTGTAAGTTTTGAAACTCCTAATGGACTTGAAATGATAGTTCACTTTGGAATAGACACTGTTACTCTAAAAGGTGAAGGATTCAAAAGAGTAGCTGCTGGAAGTCAAGTGAAAGTTGGAGATAAATTAGTTGAATATGATCTTGAATTTATAAAAAGCAAAGTACCTTCAGTAAAAACTCCTGTTATTATCAATAACATGGATATGATAGAAAAAATTGATGTTGTAGCAAAAGGTAAAGATGTGAAAGTTGGAGATCTTTTGATGAGAGTACAATTAAAAAAATAATTAATTAACTATTGACCACCATTATAAAATGGTGGTTTTTTATTATATAAAAAACTCTCTCCTTTTTTCAAAGAAGAGAGTCATCAATATTTTTAAAATATTTCAAATTTTTTCAAAACTTCACTAGGCATATTTTTTTGATAATATTCTAATATTTTTATGGCTGGCTTATAATCTTTTTTCAATTCTAATAAATTTATATATTCATTTTCTATACTTTGTACAGAATAGAAATCACTTTTTTCAAACATTTTGAATAATTCAGTTATTATTTCCATTCTTTCTTCTATTTCACAGCCAGAATTTTTTCCTACCATTAATGCTTCCATGTAGAAAGATCTGCTATCTTTTGTTTTACCTAATTCTTTTGCTCCTTTTGCTAATAAAACAAGTACATCAAAATTAATACATTCTTCTTTTATTCCATTT encodes:
- a CDS encoding PTS sugar transporter subunit IIA; protein product: MGLFDMFKKKKEEEWFDIYSPLNGKVIDLSEVPDEAFAQKMVGDGCAIDPAEGVVCAPVDGEIDIFETNHAVSFETPNGLEMIVHFGIDTVTLKGEGFKRVAAGSQVKVGDKLVEYDLEFIKSKVPSVKTPVIINNMDMIEKIDVVAKGKDVKVGDLLMRVQLKK